GTTGGAGAGTTAATTCCACCTACTGCCCATTTATGGCCAATTGAGCTAGGTAAATTATCCACCCCACCTTTGGCCACATTGTGGCATGAATTACATGAAATAGTATTTGAAGCCGAAAGCCGAGGTTCAAACCATAGCGTCTTACCGAGCTCAACCTTTGCGCTATCTAAGCCTGTAGCAGGCTCGATAACTTTAATAGGCTCACTGCTTTCGCGAGAAGCGTAGGCACTGCAAGACACAACCACCATCATTGATATAATAATATTTTTGTTCATGCTACTTCCTTTTGTGTATTCAACAACAATTTGGCATGCAAGTTTTAATAGAAATTTATAGTTATATTGACGCCGAATTTAATATTCGACTTAATCCATCCATTTGGTGTGGAAATAATAATTAACAGAGCGTCGCAAATATAATGCAAAAACTCGATTGGATTTATAGAAAAAAGGAATGTTAAAACCTATTCAAGCCTGTAGCCCTTGAATATATGATGACCACGCCGTTAGTAATGATTTTGTTAGTACAATTCATTCACACATTCTTTACGCGTTCGATTGATTCAAATCAATTTGTTAGGCATTAGCGTACAGTACTTCACAGTATGACCAAACTTAGCCCTCCATCGGAAATTAACACTGTAAATGCCCAGTTTTACAAGGCTTCAAGCTCCCACCAATCGACAAAATGGCCGTCCGTTATTCTTCTGGTAATAATTGATATTCCAAAAGGTTTTTTACGTTGGATTACCATAGTGGCAAACCAATTGGAGTCGTGATTATGAAAAAAACTGTCTATGCCGTTGCACTTACCTGTCTCACTTCATTCTCTAGTTTTGCGAATGTGATTGTCGATATGGAAGGTGTTGACGAGAAAGACTACGTCTATGACTTACACAAATGTGAAGAGATGGCCGGTCAAGTGCAGAAGCAACAAGCTTCAGGTGGTGCGATCAGTGGTGCAGCCAAAGGCGCAGCACTTGGCTCAGCTGGCGTGGCTATTGCTGGCGGTTCTGGTACTGAGGGAGCGAAGAAAGGCGCAGCCGTGGGGCTTGCAGCAGGCGTTCTCGGTCGCGGGCGTGCGAACAGAGATAACGCTGAGCAATATAAGCAAGACCAGCAAACTGTTGTCAAAAACTGCATGACTAATCGTGGATATGTCGTATTAAACTAACTCGTTCGAGTAAAGTTACATTTCTATTCTATACAAGGCATTGAGATACCCTGAATCTTCATATACGTTTATAGTAATTTCATTCACTTAATGGATATCGACGTATATGAACGATCTCAATGCCCTTCGCGTATTTCTCACTTTAATGGAGACTGGCTCTACCTCTAAAGCCGGTGTCGCTTTGGGTAGATCGCAGTCGTATATCTCCAAAGTGCTTGCCCAGCTGCGCGAAGAGCTCGATGACCCTTTGTTCGTAAGAGATGCAAGCGGACTCACTCCAACAAGTTATGCGATTGGACTGGAGCCAAAGCTGAAGCATGCTATCAACCAAATTACAGACGCTCTGAAGCCCGATACATTCGCCCCCAGCGCTGTCGATAAAGTAACAATACATTTAATCGAGCCTTACTTAATTTCATGTGGCAAAGAGATAATACAAACCATACGCCAGCACACAAACGCGCCTATAGAATTAAGAAAATGGAGTAAAGTGTCTGAGTCACTGCTTCTCACCGAGCAAATTGACATCGGTGTTCATGCGCTGACTGACAGGCCGCAATCCATCTATCAAAAATACGTGCATACCGGCACCG
This is a stretch of genomic DNA from Vibrio maritimus. It encodes these proteins:
- a CDS encoding LysR family transcriptional regulator, producing the protein MNDLNALRVFLTLMETGSTSKAGVALGRSQSYISKVLAQLREELDDPLFVRDASGLTPTSYAIGLEPKLKHAINQITDALKPDTFAPSAVDKVTIHLIEPYLISCGKEIIQTIRQHTNAPIELRKWSKVSESLLLTEQIDIGVHALTDRPQSIYQKYVHTGTGELYGNKQGEFVKYLVDDLNENLNLYKILQSDAEATLFVDNHALMTQLLDDCYTLRYHMSEDPESAPVQLDLAILAKATRKNEHKIQWLISIIDPILKRYRPLSYERLSAISDN
- a CDS encoding glycine zipper family protein, whose product is MKKTVYAVALTCLTSFSSFANVIVDMEGVDEKDYVYDLHKCEEMAGQVQKQQASGGAISGAAKGAALGSAGVAIAGGSGTEGAKKGAAVGLAAGVLGRGRANRDNAEQYKQDQQTVVKNCMTNRGYVVLN